In Arthrobacter citreus, a single genomic region encodes these proteins:
- a CDS encoding rhodanese-like domain-containing protein, translated as MKEITSIELENHLKTGKEVNIIDVREVDEVAAGKIPEAVHIPLGLIEFRLHELDKSKEYIMVCRSGARSGRATDFLQIHGYNATNMIGGMLSWEGSVE; from the coding sequence ATGAAAGAAATAACTTCGATTGAACTTGAGAATCATTTAAAAACTGGTAAAGAAGTAAATATAATCGACGTTCGCGAAGTAGATGAGGTTGCTGCAGGTAAGATTCCTGAGGCTGTTCATATACCGCTTGGATTGATTGAATTTCGATTACACGAATTAGATAAATCAAAAGAATATATCATGGTCTGTCGCTCTGGTGCTAGAAGTGGTCGTGCAACGGATTTCCTACAAATTCATGGGTATAATGCAACAAATATGATCGGCGGCATGCTTTCTTGGGAAGGAAGCGTAGAATAA
- a CDS encoding metal-sensitive transcriptional regulator, producing MKYNDPVKNRIRRVEGQLRGILKMMEDDKDCKEVITQLSAVKSALDRTIGVIVSSNLVDCVRNASENGQDAEDLVKEAVNLLVKSR from the coding sequence ATGAAATATAATGATCCAGTAAAAAATAGAATAAGGCGAGTAGAGGGACAGCTTCGTGGTATTTTAAAAATGATGGAAGATGATAAGGATTGTAAAGAAGTCATCACTCAATTATCAGCAGTTAAATCAGCTTTGGATCGTACGATTGGTGTAATAGTAAGCTCGAACTTAGTTGATTGCGTCCGAAATGCGAGTGAAAATGGGCAAGATGCTGAAGATTTAGTAAAAGAAGCTGTAAATCTTCTTGTAAAAAGTAGATAA
- a CDS encoding aminotransferase class V-fold PLP-dependent enzyme, which yields MNLEKYFSQFRKEIIGNERLFLSPFGEQKIIYLDWAASGRLYQPIEEKLVSTFGPYVANTHTESNITGSTMTNCYHEALKIIKEHVNASAFDTIITDGSGMTGVMNKFQRILGLKIHENFHFRLSLPKEERPVVFITSMEHHSNHTSWLETICDVEIIPNCANHVVDLEFLRERLEFYKNKRKLIGSFSACSNVSGLITPYHKLARLMHEYNGVCFVDFSASAPYVDIDMHPSDPMEKLDAILFSPHKFLGGPGSSGVLIFDSSLYQNKIPDHPGGGTVEWTNPWGEKKYINNIREREDGGTPGFLQTIRTALAIKVKEAMGTTNILNREEELAHIVLDELRTIENVVLLEDSMNPRLGFYSFYLKDIHHNLVVRLLNDRFGIQVRGGCSCAGTYGHMLLNITREMSKSITDEIDNGNISVKPGWIRMSVHPTTTDEEVLIFTSALKDLIENIVEWSKDYVYLKEKNDFIHKDEAVMEVGTYFEIEMAVKS from the coding sequence TTGAATTTAGAAAAGTATTTTTCACAATTTAGAAAAGAAATAATTGGAAATGAAAGATTATTTTTATCACCATTTGGTGAACAAAAAATAATTTACTTAGATTGGGCTGCTAGCGGTAGATTATATCAACCGATTGAAGAAAAACTAGTTTCAACATTTGGACCGTATGTTGCAAATACACATACTGAATCTAATATAACTGGAAGTACGATGACGAATTGCTACCACGAAGCATTAAAGATCATAAAGGAGCATGTGAATGCAAGCGCTTTCGATACAATCATAACTGATGGCTCAGGAATGACGGGCGTAATGAATAAGTTTCAACGTATTTTAGGGCTAAAAATTCATGAGAATTTTCATTTCCGTTTAAGTTTACCTAAAGAAGAAAGACCGGTTGTATTTATAACAAGCATGGAGCATCATAGCAATCATACTTCATGGTTAGAAACAATTTGTGATGTAGAAATTATACCTAATTGTGCCAATCATGTAGTCGATTTAGAATTTTTAAGAGAACGACTTGAGTTTTATAAAAATAAGCGAAAATTAATTGGATCATTTAGTGCTTGCTCGAATGTATCTGGTTTAATTACACCTTATCATAAACTAGCTAGATTAATGCATGAATACAATGGTGTTTGTTTTGTTGACTTCTCAGCTTCAGCGCCATACGTTGACATTGATATGCATCCTAGTGATCCAATGGAAAAACTTGATGCAATTTTGTTTTCTCCACACAAGTTTTTAGGAGGACCTGGTAGTAGTGGAGTATTAATTTTTGATTCTTCTTTATATCAAAATAAAATTCCAGATCACCCAGGTGGAGGAACAGTTGAATGGACGAACCCATGGGGTGAAAAAAAATATATTAATAATATTCGAGAAAGAGAAGATGGAGGGACTCCAGGATTTCTTCAAACAATTAGAACAGCTCTTGCTATAAAAGTAAAAGAGGCAATGGGCACAACGAATATATTAAATCGAGAAGAAGAATTAGCACATATCGTATTAGATGAGCTTAGAACAATTGAAAATGTTGTGTTACTTGAAGATTCTATGAATCCTAGATTAGGCTTTTATTCTTTTTACTTAAAGGATATTCATCATAATTTAGTCGTTAGATTATTAAATGATCGTTTCGGAATCCAAGTACGCGGTGGTTGTTCATGTGCGGGAACTTATGGACATATGCTACTAAACATCACAAGAGAAATGTCTAAATCAATTACAGATGAAATCGACAATGGAAATATTAGTGTTAAGCCAGGCTGGATTCGTATGAGTGTGCATCCAACAACAACGGATGAAGAAGTATTAATTTTTACTAGTGCTTTAAAAGACCTTATTGAAAATATTGTTGAATGGTCAAAAGACTATGTTTATTTAAAAGAAAAAAATGATTTTATTCATAAAGACGAAGCAGTTATGGAAGTGGGCACTTATTTTGAGATAGAAATGGCAGTGAAATCTTAA